ATCTCAGGAAAAGCGAGGTTAATCGCTGCCGTATTCGAACGAATGGTTTCGCGAATCAAATTAGGTAAATGCTGGTAAGATTGCGGGCCAACAACCAGATCCACATAAGGTGCGCGCGACACAATTTCTTCGCCCTCAGCCTGCGCGACACAGCCCGCCACACCAATGAGCATTTTCTGTTCAGGGCGCGACTGCTTGATGTCGCGCATACGACCTAGGTCGGAATAGACTTTCTCGGCCGCTTTCTCACGAATATGGCAGGTATTGAGGATGACCAAATCCGCATGATCTGGCGCGTCAGTTTGCTCGTAACCCATGGGGGCGAGCAACTCACTCATGCGCACGGAATCATACGCATTCATCTGGCAGCCATAGGTCTTGATATAGAGTTTCTTCGCCATGCGCGCTGTTTATAGCGCGTCGATTTTCGCTGCAACGATAAAGTCATTACGGGTTAGGGCGTTGAAAAAATGCGTCGTCAACGTCACGTCTACATAGCCCCAGCCTAGGCCTAAATCGGGGTGGTGACCCTCCTCTTCAGCGACAACGGCGATTTTCTGCACATAAGCGAGCGCAGTCATAAAATCCTTAAATTCAAAGCGCTTATGGATAGCTGCGCCACTTTGCGCAAAATTCCAACCGCTTAGCTCGCTCATGAGTTTTGCTGCCTCATCCGCCGTTAAGGCGCTGCCTTCACCATGGCATGGGCCACATTTTTCTTTTTCAAGACTGCATACCGCCATAAAAAACTCCTGCATTTGTATTTTTTACAATATAGAGCATCACACATGAATGACAAGGCTACATATCTAGCATTTGACTGCACCTCGGGCGATAGTTCCGTGGCGCTGCGCGTGGCGGATGCGTGCTATAGCCAGACCATCCCTGCGGGGAAGCAATCCGCCCTATTAATTGCGACGATTGATACGCTGCTTAAGCAGGCGAATCTAGCCTATAA
This sequence is a window from Alphaproteobacteria bacterium. Protein-coding genes within it:
- a CDS encoding 4a-hydroxytetrahydrobiopterin dehydratase translates to MAVCSLEKEKCGPCHGEGSALTADEAAKLMSELSGWNFAQSGAAIHKRFEFKDFMTALAYVQKIAVVAEEEGHHPDLGLGWGYVDVTLTTHFFNALTRNDFIVAAKIDAL